Below is a genomic region from Bacteroidota bacterium.
ATATTCCGGGGAGACGCACATCCTGGAATATGGAAACCCGCAAAGCATTATCATGAGAGGAACAGAGGTATTTGAACCCGAGTGGCAGTGTATCCTTTTAAACAGCAAAAAAAATGCAGGCAAGGAATTGAGATATTGCAGTTTCAGGCCGGGCAAGGAAGACCGGATCATTGTTTGCAGCGATGGCATTGTACAGTCGGGGACTGGTTTTACGAAATATCCCGCCGGCTGGGGCGAAGGCAATCTAAAGTCGTTCGTTATCGAGATGCTTGATGCTAACCCGGCGCTGTCGGCCAGGAAACTTTCGGCCAAAATTGTCAACCGGGCTTTTTTGAATGATAATTTCGGGGCAAAGGACGATTCCAGTTGTGTCACTTTTTATTTCCGCGAACCGCGCAAGCTGCTGATTTGTACCGGCCCTCCCTTCGAAGACGAAAATGATTCAACGCTCGCAGAAAGGCTGCGGCAGTTTCAGGGGAAAAAGATAGTCTGCGGCGCCACCACCGCCGATATCATTGCCAGGGAAATGAAAGTCAGCATTCGCGACAGTTACATCGTCGAAGATCCCGG
It encodes:
- a CDS encoding SpoIIE family protein phosphatase, with translation MGHGVKANVLATLTATLAVNFTLEHKDVHDLAEIIMNTLPVCSERDMNYSTFSILDIEYSGETHILEYGNPQSIIMRGTEVFEPEWQCILLNSKKNAGKELRYCSFRPGKEDRIIVCSDGIVQSGTGFTKYPAGWGEGNLKSFVIEMLDANPALSARKLSAKIVNRAFLNDNFGAKDDSSCVTFYFREPRKLLICTGPPFEDENDSTLAERLRQFQGKKIVCGATTADIIAREMKVSIRDSYIVEDPGLPPVSYMDGVELVTEGILTLSKVFNILNSYNSNFKLGKGPADLIVKLLQESDEIHFLIGTRI